A genomic region of Alistipes megaguti contains the following coding sequences:
- the dnaJ gene encoding molecular chaperone DnaJ, with product MAEKRDYYEVLGVARNANADEIKKAYRKAAIKYHPDKNPGDKEAEEKFKEAAEAYDVLSNPEKRARYDQFGHAGMNGAAGGGAGGFGGFSGGGFSMEDIFSQFGDIFGGHFGGGFRSSSAGGSRRVNRGSDIRVRVKLTLAEIASGVTKKLKINKTIACDKCGGTGARDANSYSTCSACNGTGYVTRVENTFFGRMQTQGVCPTCGGTGKVITSPCDKCKGEGTLRGQEVVEIKIPAGVGEGMVLTVTGKGNAARQGGVNGDLQVVIEEEPNPELVRDGNDLIHNLNITVTTALLGGTVEVPTVDGRAKIKIAPGTHAGKVLRLAGKGLPEVNGYGRGDELIVVDITIPSKLSAEEKRLVEQLAAQPSFQRAESTRNQNIFERMKSFFR from the coding sequence ATGGCAGAGAAAAGAGATTACTATGAAGTGCTCGGTGTGGCGCGGAACGCCAACGCCGACGAGATAAAGAAGGCCTATCGTAAGGCCGCCATCAAGTATCACCCGGACAAGAACCCCGGGGACAAGGAGGCCGAAGAGAAGTTCAAGGAGGCCGCCGAGGCCTATGACGTGCTGTCGAACCCCGAAAAGAGGGCCCGCTACGATCAGTTCGGCCATGCCGGAATGAACGGTGCGGCTGGCGGCGGTGCCGGCGGTTTCGGCGGATTCAGCGGCGGAGGTTTCTCGATGGAGGATATCTTCTCGCAGTTCGGCGACATCTTCGGCGGCCACTTCGGCGGCGGATTCCGTTCGTCGTCGGCGGGTGGCAGCCGGCGCGTCAACCGCGGTTCGGATATCCGCGTGCGGGTCAAGCTGACGCTGGCCGAGATCGCCTCGGGCGTCACCAAGAAGCTCAAGATCAACAAGACCATAGCCTGCGACAAGTGCGGCGGTACGGGTGCCAGGGATGCCAACTCCTACTCGACCTGCTCGGCCTGCAACGGTACGGGTTACGTCACGCGCGTGGAGAACACCTTCTTCGGAAGGATGCAGACGCAGGGTGTCTGCCCGACGTGCGGCGGCACGGGCAAGGTGATCACCTCGCCCTGCGACAAGTGCAAGGGCGAAGGCACGCTGCGCGGTCAGGAGGTCGTCGAGATCAAGATCCCGGCCGGAGTGGGCGAGGGAATGGTCCTCACGGTGACGGGCAAGGGCAATGCCGCGCGCCAGGGCGGCGTGAACGGCGACCTGCAGGTCGTGATCGAGGAGGAGCCCAATCCGGAACTGGTCCGCGACGGCAACGATCTGATCCACAACCTGAACATCACGGTGACCACGGCGCTGCTGGGCGGCACGGTCGAGGTCCCGACCGTCGACGGACGGGCCAAGATCAAGATCGCTCCGGGTACGCACGCCGGCAAGGTGCTGCGGTTGGCCGGCAAGGGCCTGCCCGAGGTGAACGGCTACGGCCGCGGCGACGAACTGATTGTCGTGGACATCACCATCCCCTCGAAACTATCGGCCGAAGAGAAACGGCTGGTCGAGCAGCTGGCAGCCCAGCCCTCGTTCCAGCGCGCCGAATCGACCAGGAATCAGAACATATTCGAACGCATGAAGAGCTTCTTCCGTTGA
- the mutL gene encoding DNA mismatch repair endonuclease MutL — MADKIRLLPEVVANQIAAGEVVNRPSSVVKEMMENSLDAGARTVKVNFRDGGKELIQIVDDGCGMSPIDARMAFDRHATSKIKEVEDIYALHTFGFRGEALASIAAVSQVELRTRQEGDEMGTQTEINGGQFVSQTAVMCPVGSQFYVRNLFYNVPARRRFLDKSTTSASQIRAEFQRIALCYPQVSFELYSNDAPVYNLQPASLAGRIVDVVGRHIKQNLLEVEADTSIARLEGFIGRPAAAKKRNTEQYLFVNGRFFKSTYLGSAILKGYEKLIPESCQPSYFLFLTIDPARIDVNVHPQKTEIRFADEDAVWQIVNAAVRETLAKTGAVPMMDFDRERSMEIPVLQKGAVYSEPAAMSNLDYNPFREEYIDPSAPEPTVDFTGFDVPYDGADAPSKPVSGGVGAPRAGRVPSFLGGGALTAAQSDEFDDFESSSDFQPEPSDEFLSPDGLAAADFEIVASGAPVGDGADAASLGESSLEFIPSSAEPRQQQLELAEGVQFSDAMPLPGGFIAALIGGRFVVVDVRRARERILYEEYLRMLGHGSAVSEQLLFPERLVLSQEEYRLMEENAVDLAALGFDIDFRGGGTVEVKGTPADMPADSVDQLLFDLLQAFATPVSLADVRREKIAAAMALSGSKSIVRNLSREEAQALLDRLSETGNISFSPSGKTLIAEITPEDLRARLG; from the coding sequence ATGGCAGACAAAATCAGACTGTTGCCCGAAGTGGTCGCCAACCAGATTGCGGCGGGCGAGGTGGTCAACCGGCCTTCGTCGGTGGTCAAGGAGATGATGGAGAACTCGCTCGATGCGGGGGCCCGGACCGTGAAGGTCAATTTCCGCGACGGCGGCAAGGAGCTTATTCAGATCGTCGACGACGGCTGCGGTATGTCGCCCATTGATGCGCGCATGGCCTTCGACCGTCATGCCACGAGCAAAATCAAGGAGGTCGAGGATATCTATGCACTGCATACGTTCGGATTTCGCGGCGAGGCGCTGGCCTCGATTGCCGCCGTGTCGCAGGTCGAACTCCGCACGCGGCAGGAGGGCGACGAGATGGGTACGCAGACCGAAATCAACGGCGGACAGTTCGTCTCGCAGACGGCGGTGATGTGCCCCGTGGGGTCGCAGTTCTACGTGCGCAACCTCTTCTACAACGTACCGGCCCGGCGGCGTTTCCTGGACAAGAGTACCACGTCGGCGTCGCAGATCCGCGCTGAATTCCAGCGTATTGCGCTCTGTTATCCGCAGGTGAGCTTCGAACTCTACTCCAACGACGCTCCGGTCTACAACCTGCAGCCGGCGTCGCTGGCCGGGCGGATCGTCGATGTGGTGGGACGCCACATCAAGCAGAATCTGCTGGAGGTCGAGGCCGATACCTCGATTGCCCGCCTCGAAGGCTTCATCGGACGCCCTGCGGCGGCCAAGAAGCGCAATACGGAGCAGTATCTCTTCGTCAACGGCCGCTTCTTCAAGAGCACCTATCTGGGAAGCGCCATCCTGAAGGGGTATGAAAAGCTGATTCCGGAGAGTTGCCAACCCTCGTATTTCCTCTTCCTGACGATCGATCCCGCGCGTATCGACGTGAATGTCCATCCGCAGAAGACCGAGATCCGCTTTGCCGACGAGGATGCCGTCTGGCAGATCGTCAACGCCGCCGTGCGCGAGACGCTGGCCAAGACGGGCGCCGTGCCGATGATGGATTTCGACCGCGAGAGGTCGATGGAGATCCCCGTGCTGCAGAAGGGAGCCGTCTACAGCGAACCGGCCGCCATGTCGAATCTGGATTACAACCCCTTCCGCGAGGAGTATATCGATCCGTCGGCTCCCGAACCGACGGTCGACTTTACGGGCTTCGACGTCCCCTACGACGGGGCGGATGCCCCGTCCAAACCGGTATCGGGGGGTGTGGGCGCACCGCGTGCGGGACGTGTTCCGTCGTTCCTGGGCGGCGGGGCGCTGACTGCGGCCCAGTCCGACGAGTTTGACGATTTCGAATCGTCGAGCGATTTTCAGCCGGAACCCTCGGACGAGTTCCTCTCGCCGGACGGACTGGCGGCCGCGGATTTTGAGATCGTGGCTTCGGGAGCCCCGGTCGGCGATGGGGCGGATGCAGCCTCCCTCGGAGAGAGTTCGCTGGAGTTCATCCCCTCGTCGGCGGAACCCCGCCAGCAGCAGCTGGAGTTGGCGGAAGGCGTGCAGTTCTCGGATGCGATGCCGCTGCCGGGCGGGTTCATTGCCGCGTTGATCGGCGGCCGTTTCGTCGTGGTTGACGTACGCCGGGCCCGCGAACGGATCCTCTATGAGGAGTATCTGCGCATGCTGGGCCACGGTTCGGCCGTCAGCGAGCAACTGCTCTTCCCCGAACGGCTCGTCCTTTCGCAGGAGGAGTACCGCCTTATGGAGGAGAATGCCGTCGATCTGGCCGCCCTGGGTTTCGACATCGACTTTCGCGGCGGCGGTACCGTCGAGGTGAAGGGTACGCCGGCCGACATGCCTGCCGATTCGGTCGATCAGCTGCTGTTCGACCTGCTGCAGGCCTTCGCCACACCCGTGTCGCTGGCCGACGTGCGCCGCGAGAAGATCGCCGCAGCCATGGCTCTCTCGGGATCGAAGAGCATCGTGCGCAACCTCTCGCGCGAGGAGGCGCAGGCGTTGCTCGACCGTCTGTCCGAGACGGGCAACATCAGCTTCTCGCCCTCGGGCAAGACCCTCATCGCCGAGATCACCCCCGAAGATTTGCGGGCCCGACTGGGATAA
- a CDS encoding rhomboid family intramembrane serine protease, which translates to MNRYFQTPPVVKNLIIINALIYLAMALIPEAYRFLNHYGALQIGPRMLGYEFHTYQFITYMFLHANFEHVFFNMFALWMFGRTLEYDLGSRRFLIYYMVCGVGAALIQAAITVAMGQPMALVGASGAVMGLLLAFGVMYPNAVIMLLIPPIPMKAKWFVIIYAVLELFLGWRGVGNVAHFAHVGGMLWGYLMLQWWKRRGMIRF; encoded by the coding sequence ATGAACCGTTATTTCCAGACCCCACCGGTAGTCAAGAACCTGATTATCATCAACGCTCTGATCTACCTGGCGATGGCGCTCATCCCCGAGGCCTACCGCTTCCTGAACCATTACGGAGCGCTTCAGATCGGCCCGCGGATGCTGGGCTATGAATTCCATACCTACCAGTTCATTACCTACATGTTCCTCCACGCCAATTTCGAACATGTCTTTTTCAATATGTTCGCACTGTGGATGTTCGGACGTACGCTGGAGTATGATCTGGGTTCGCGGCGCTTCCTGATCTACTACATGGTCTGCGGCGTGGGTGCGGCGCTGATTCAGGCCGCCATCACCGTGGCCATGGGTCAGCCGATGGCTCTGGTCGGTGCGTCGGGGGCCGTGATGGGACTGCTGCTGGCCTTCGGCGTGATGTATCCCAATGCCGTGATCATGCTGCTCATCCCGCCCATCCCGATGAAGGCCAAATGGTTCGTCATCATCTACGCCGTCCTGGAGCTCTTCCTCGGGTGGAGAGGCGTAGGCAACGTGGCCCACTTCGCCCATGTCGGCGGCATGTTGTGGGGATATCTGATGCTCCAGTGGTGGAAACGCCGCGGTATGATCCGTTTCTGA
- a CDS encoding endonuclease/exonuclease/phosphatase family protein, translated as MASEYYSGYGERPAAKRRRSWIVWLLDGAMTLLSAVVAVVLVLTYLVPYVDPARVWFFPVLGLAAPITYVAGVILMFYWIIRWRWLRAGMMILIVVIGLFKVSLFWRPEIRRTYEQTEDFDRGTFKVMTYNVRSFYGENGHSSVGDILRLIDEQDPDVICLQEFNARLAARSEKFALLDERYESAGFGRTSAPDSAYEAPLAVLSKFRILRSGTVLTPASSVWVDLLVGEDTVRVFNNHLRSTAINASDNRYITEHRFLSDTARETKIRSIVDRLRDNSVLRAAQVDSIARVIDDTRTRILVCGDFNDTPVSYVYRKMARGLRDAFRSCGSGYSHTFRGFYNTLRIDYVLCGGLEPITYETIPVDYSDHHPVLVRMKKSEED; from the coding sequence ATGGCCTCCGAGTACTACAGCGGTTACGGCGAGCGGCCGGCCGCAAAACGACGCCGCAGCTGGATCGTCTGGCTGTTGGATGGCGCGATGACGCTGCTCTCGGCCGTGGTGGCCGTGGTGCTGGTGCTGACCTATCTGGTCCCCTATGTTGATCCGGCCCGCGTGTGGTTCTTTCCGGTGCTGGGACTCGCGGCACCGATCACCTATGTGGCTGGTGTCATTCTGATGTTCTACTGGATCATCCGCTGGCGCTGGCTGAGGGCCGGCATGATGATTCTGATCGTTGTGATCGGTCTGTTCAAGGTCTCGCTCTTCTGGCGCCCCGAGATCCGGCGCACTTACGAACAGACGGAGGATTTCGACCGCGGAACCTTCAAGGTGATGACCTACAACGTCCGCAGTTTTTACGGTGAAAACGGCCACAGCAGCGTTGGCGACATCCTGCGGCTGATCGACGAACAGGATCCCGACGTGATCTGCCTGCAGGAGTTCAATGCCCGGCTGGCGGCGCGTTCGGAGAAGTTTGCGCTGCTGGATGAACGTTACGAAAGTGCCGGCTTCGGGCGTACGTCGGCCCCCGATTCGGCCTACGAGGCTCCGCTGGCGGTGCTGAGCAAGTTCCGGATCCTGCGCTCGGGAACGGTGCTGACTCCCGCCTCGTCGGTGTGGGTCGACCTGCTGGTGGGCGAGGACACGGTGCGCGTCTTCAACAACCACCTCCGCTCGACGGCCATCAATGCCTCGGACAACCGCTACATCACCGAGCACCGCTTCCTCTCGGATACGGCCCGCGAGACGAAGATCCGCAGCATCGTCGACCGCCTGCGTGACAACAGCGTGCTGCGCGCCGCACAGGTTGACAGCATCGCCCGCGTGATCGACGACACCCGCACGCGGATCCTGGTCTGCGGCGATTTCAACGATACGCCCGTTTCGTATGTCTACCGCAAGATGGCCCGCGGACTGCGCGACGCCTTCCGCAGTTGCGGATCGGGCTATTCGCATACGTTCCGCGGCTTCTACAACACACTGCGCATCGACTATGTGCTGTGCGGCGGTCTGGAACCGATCACCTACGAAACCATTCCCGTAGATTATTCGGACCACCATCCGGTGCTGGTGCGGATGAAGAAATCGGAGGAGGATTGA
- a CDS encoding YhcH/YjgK/YiaL family protein: MILDSLKNSALYYGVHPRMKKAFELIASTDWTKVEPGIHELDGRDIYVNVQERLLKLKKDAKLEVHNEYIDIQVLVSGTCESFGWSERKDLCKPQSEFNKEKDIQLFDDEPQTYYTLRPGQFTVLFPEDGHAPMVGEGTVRKIIVKVRL; encoded by the coding sequence ATGATTCTGGATTCTTTGAAAAACAGCGCACTCTACTACGGCGTACATCCGCGCATGAAGAAGGCCTTCGAACTGATCGCCTCGACCGACTGGACGAAGGTGGAGCCCGGTATTCACGAGCTCGACGGCCGGGATATCTACGTCAACGTCCAGGAGCGCTTGCTCAAACTGAAGAAGGATGCCAAACTCGAGGTGCACAACGAGTATATCGACATCCAGGTGCTCGTCAGCGGCACGTGCGAATCGTTCGGCTGGAGCGAGCGCAAGGATCTCTGCAAACCGCAGTCGGAGTTCAACAAGGAGAAGGATATTCAGCTCTTCGACGATGAGCCCCAGACCTACTATACGCTTCGTCCGGGCCAGTTTACGGTGCTCTTCCCCGAGGACGGACACGCTCCGATGGTGGGCGAGGGGACTGTGCGCAAGATCATCGTCAAGGTGCGCCTGTAG
- a CDS encoding multidrug effflux MFS transporter yields the protein MNNNSKLFLLVLLGMLTAFGPFVTDMYLPTLPAMTGYFHTSSSLVQMGLTTSMIGLAVGQLLFGPLSDKYGRRRPLLAAMWLFIAATLLCLFATDISQVIALRLLQGVAGAGGIVISRSVATDRFAGQDLARMLALIGAVNGVAPVVAPIVGGTLSDSIGWRGIFCILLALGVVLLAGSYRLRESLPLERRSRVGWDDLLHGFATVLRNRRYRAYTLQLGFAQGVLFAYIASSPFIVQQHYGFSAFEFSICFAINAISIGTAAALSVKFRSPERCTRTGCRGMILFAAAEAIALASGCGFWTYEMLLFALLFAMGLTFTSSTALAMEAAREQAGTGSALLGAVCFAFGGVVSPLVGMGNTLLSTGTVFVVCALCSWLCIRFGVRHSSRPAVA from the coding sequence ATGAACAACAACAGCAAACTCTTTCTGCTCGTTCTGCTGGGTATGCTTACGGCGTTCGGCCCCTTTGTGACGGACATGTACCTGCCGACGCTCCCCGCCATGACGGGCTATTTCCACACCTCGTCGTCGCTCGTGCAGATGGGACTGACAACCAGCATGATCGGCCTGGCCGTCGGACAGCTGCTCTTCGGCCCGCTGAGCGACAAGTACGGACGTCGCCGCCCGCTGCTGGCAGCCATGTGGCTCTTCATTGCCGCCACGCTGCTCTGCCTGTTCGCCACCGACATCAGTCAGGTCATCGCCCTGCGTCTGCTGCAGGGCGTGGCCGGAGCCGGCGGCATCGTCATCTCACGCTCGGTAGCCACGGACCGCTTCGCCGGCCAGGATCTGGCCCGCATGCTGGCCCTGATCGGTGCCGTGAACGGCGTGGCCCCGGTCGTGGCCCCGATCGTCGGCGGTACGCTCAGCGACTCGATCGGCTGGCGGGGCATCTTCTGCATCCTGCTCGCGCTGGGTGTCGTCCTTCTTGCCGGCAGCTATCGCCTGCGCGAATCACTGCCGCTGGAGCGCCGCAGCCGGGTCGGCTGGGACGATCTGCTGCACGGCTTCGCCACCGTCCTCCGCAACCGCCGCTACCGCGCCTACACGCTCCAGCTCGGATTCGCACAGGGTGTCCTCTTCGCCTACATCGCCTCGTCACCCTTCATCGTCCAGCAGCACTACGGCTTCTCGGCCTTCGAATTCAGTATCTGCTTCGCCATCAACGCCATCTCGATCGGTACGGCTGCTGCCCTCTCGGTGAAGTTCCGCTCGCCCGAACGCTGTACGCGCACGGGCTGCCGGGGCATGATCCTCTTCGCCGCAGCCGAAGCCATTGCGCTGGCATCGGGTTGCGGATTCTGGACCTACGAGATGCTGCTCTTTGCACTGCTCTTCGCCATGGGCCTCACCTTCACCTCCTCGACGGCACTGGCCATGGAGGCCGCCCGCGAACAGGCCGGAACAGGTTCGGCCCTGCTGGGAGCCGTCTGCTTCGCCTTCGGAGGTGTGGTCTCGCCGCTCGTCGGCATGGGCAACACGCTTCTCTCGACGGGTACGGTCTTCGTGGTCTGCGCCCTTTGCTCGTGGCTCTGCATCCGCTTCGGAGTGCGCCACTCGTCCCGCCCCGCCGTGGCCTGA
- a CDS encoding UDP-glucose/GDP-mannose dehydrogenase family protein: MRIAIVGTGYVGLVSGACFAEMGLDITCVDTDRGKIEALRSGQIPIYEPGLEELVRRNTAAGRLHFTTDLAECLDRVEVVFSAVGTPPGADGSADLNQVMSVARTFGQHINRYTLLVTKSTVPVGTADRIRTIIREELDRRGCQVPFDVASNPEFLKEGAAIKDFMSPDRVVVGVDSQRARDLMARLYRPFLINNFRVLFMDIASAEMTKYAANAMLATRISFMNEIANLCDRVGADVGMVRKGIGSDTRIGNKFLYPGCGYGGSCFPKDVKALAATARQHGYTMQVIEAVERVNEAQKSVVFEKLHAALGDLHGRRVAIWGVAFKPETDDIREAPATEVITRLVGAGAEVRICDPVAVTEFLRRRSDLEVLPARTMYEAAMGADAVALLTEWKEFRMPDWGRLREMMRGDVVVDGRNIYDREEVRAAGFRYFGIGK; this comes from the coding sequence ATGAGAATCGCCATCGTCGGAACGGGATACGTCGGACTGGTGTCGGGGGCCTGCTTTGCGGAGATGGGCCTCGACATCACCTGCGTGGACACCGACCGCGGAAAGATCGAAGCGCTTCGCAGCGGACAGATTCCGATCTACGAACCGGGGCTGGAGGAGCTGGTGCGCCGCAACACCGCAGCCGGACGGCTCCACTTCACGACCGATCTGGCGGAGTGTCTCGACCGCGTCGAGGTGGTCTTCTCGGCGGTCGGAACCCCGCCGGGAGCCGACGGCAGCGCCGATCTGAACCAGGTGATGAGCGTCGCACGCACCTTCGGACAGCACATCAACCGCTACACGCTGCTCGTCACGAAGAGCACCGTTCCCGTAGGCACGGCCGACCGCATCCGCACGATCATCCGCGAAGAGCTGGACCGACGCGGCTGCCAGGTGCCCTTCGACGTCGCCTCGAACCCCGAATTTCTGAAGGAGGGGGCCGCCATCAAGGATTTCATGTCACCCGACCGCGTGGTGGTGGGGGTCGACAGCCAGCGGGCCCGCGACCTGATGGCCCGTCTCTACCGACCCTTCCTGATCAACAACTTCCGCGTGCTGTTCATGGACATCGCCTCGGCCGAGATGACCAAATACGCCGCCAACGCCATGCTGGCCACCCGTATCTCGTTCATGAACGAGATCGCCAACCTCTGTGACCGCGTGGGGGCCGATGTCGGGATGGTCCGCAAGGGGATCGGCTCCGACACCCGTATCGGCAACAAATTCCTCTATCCGGGATGCGGCTACGGCGGTTCGTGCTTCCCGAAGGATGTCAAGGCGCTGGCCGCCACGGCCCGCCAACACGGCTACACGATGCAGGTCATCGAAGCGGTCGAACGGGTCAACGAGGCACAGAAGAGCGTCGTCTTCGAGAAGCTGCACGCCGCGCTGGGCGATCTGCACGGACGTCGCGTGGCCATTTGGGGGGTCGCCTTCAAGCCCGAGACGGACGATATCCGCGAAGCCCCGGCCACGGAGGTCATCACGCGTCTGGTCGGCGCCGGTGCCGAGGTGCGGATCTGCGATCCGGTGGCCGTGACGGAGTTTCTCCGCCGGCGGAGCGATCTGGAGGTGCTCCCGGCCCGGACGATGTACGAAGCAGCCATGGGGGCCGATGCCGTGGCGCTGCTCACCGAGTGGAAGGAGTTCCGCATGCCCGACTGGGGCCGCCTGCGCGAGATGATGCGCGGCGATGTGGTGGTCGACGGACGCAACATCTACGACAGGGAGGAGGTCCGGGCCGCCGGATTCCGCTACTTCGGTATCGGCAAATAG
- a CDS encoding FprA family A-type flavoprotein, whose protein sequence is MAITEIVPGIHYVGVNDRTTTRFEGLWSLPQGVSYNAYLVVGEKIALIDTVEEAFGSRLEANIREVIGDRRIDYLVINHMEPDHSSSIATLRRIYPDLQLVANAKALQMVEGYYGVKGNAIEVKEGSTLDLGDGKSLSFHMIPMVHWPETMVTWCAEEQTLFSGDAMGTFGALDGGITDSQVDAERYWDEMRRYYACIVGKYGAPVQKALQKLATLPVRTICPTHGPVWQQHIDRVLDLYDRMSRYEGEPGVVIAYASMYGNTEQLAERIARELVSAGVRNIRLYNLSYADPSVVLRDVFRFDTLLVGGPTYNGGLFPPVGELLDKLAARCIPQRRFGWFGSFNWAGASVRLLGEFAQKMKWETLCDPIEMRQGFGEKMFDACHALACNVAEKLRNKA, encoded by the coding sequence ATGGCAATTACTGAAATTGTTCCCGGCATTCACTATGTCGGCGTCAACGACCGCACGACGACCCGTTTCGAGGGTCTCTGGTCGCTCCCGCAAGGGGTTTCCTACAACGCATATCTGGTCGTGGGCGAGAAGATCGCCCTGATCGACACCGTCGAGGAGGCATTCGGCAGCCGTCTCGAAGCCAACATCCGCGAAGTGATCGGCGACCGCCGGATCGACTACCTGGTCATCAACCACATGGAACCCGACCACTCGTCGTCGATCGCCACCCTGCGCCGCATCTACCCCGACCTGCAGCTCGTCGCCAATGCCAAGGCCCTGCAGATGGTCGAGGGATACTACGGCGTGAAGGGAAACGCCATCGAGGTCAAGGAGGGCTCGACGCTCGATCTGGGCGATGGCAAGAGCCTTTCGTTCCACATGATCCCGATGGTCCACTGGCCCGAGACGATGGTCACGTGGTGTGCCGAAGAGCAGACCCTCTTCTCGGGGGATGCCATGGGTACGTTCGGAGCCCTCGACGGCGGAATCACCGACTCGCAGGTCGACGCCGAGCGCTATTGGGACGAGATGCGCCGCTATTACGCCTGCATCGTCGGCAAATACGGAGCTCCGGTGCAGAAGGCCCTGCAGAAACTCGCGACGCTGCCCGTGCGGACGATCTGCCCGACCCACGGTCCCGTCTGGCAGCAGCACATCGACCGCGTGCTGGATCTCTACGACCGCATGAGCCGCTACGAGGGTGAGCCGGGCGTGGTGATCGCCTACGCCTCGATGTACGGCAACACCGAACAACTGGCCGAGCGCATCGCCCGGGAACTAGTGTCCGCAGGCGTCCGCAACATCCGTCTCTACAACCTCTCGTATGCCGATCCGTCGGTCGTGCTGCGTGACGTCTTCCGCTTCGACACGCTGCTCGTCGGCGGCCCGACCTACAACGGCGGACTCTTCCCGCCCGTGGGCGAACTGCTCGACAAACTGGCCGCACGTTGCATCCCGCAGCGCCGCTTCGGCTGGTTCGGGTCGTTCAACTGGGCCGGAGCCTCGGTACGTCTGCTGGGTGAATTCGCCCAGAAGATGAAGTGGGAGACGCTGTGCGACCCCATCGAGATGCGGCAGGGCTTCGGCGAGAAGATGTTCGACGCCTGCCACGCACTGGCCTGCAACGTCGCCGAAAAACTCCGTAACAAGGCCTGA
- a CDS encoding site-specific integrase, translated as MATVKVKFRASTVAGRMGHLFYQVVHDGRIERMRTGFRLFPSEWDAGRGCCRTESAADSERREYLADVQRQIRSDLERFQRMLSTFGQDVTGCGREPLSAALGSPQSDMLFDFMQRLILQLRELNRMRTSETYTAALRSFARFRHQQDIPLAAIDGDLIEAYEADLRRSGVSRNTSSFYMRILRAVYNRAVEKNLTPQRYPFRHVYTGVDKTVKRAITLESLRRPDYLLPVFRSGFPDGRNQYKNRGHLINRNLKRLGNLLNLPIPLTLYCARHTWASVARSREIPLSVISEGMGHDSETATRIYLASLDTGVVDRANRLVIDLLEI; from the coding sequence ATGGCAACAGTAAAAGTGAAATTCCGGGCCTCGACCGTAGCAGGCCGGATGGGGCATCTATTCTATCAGGTTGTTCACGACGGACGTATCGAGCGGATGCGAACCGGATTCCGGCTTTTTCCGTCCGAGTGGGATGCCGGGAGGGGATGCTGCCGCACCGAATCCGCCGCCGATTCCGAACGACGGGAGTACCTGGCCGACGTGCAGCGGCAGATCCGGTCCGATCTGGAACGATTCCAGCGCATGTTGTCCACGTTCGGACAAGACGTGACCGGCTGTGGAAGGGAACCGTTGTCGGCCGCACTCGGTTCGCCTCAGTCTGACATGCTGTTCGACTTCATGCAGCGGCTGATCCTTCAACTCCGGGAACTGAACCGTATGCGCACGAGTGAAACCTATACGGCGGCGCTGCGGAGTTTCGCCCGTTTCCGCCATCAGCAGGATATTCCGCTTGCAGCCATCGACGGCGATCTGATCGAGGCCTATGAGGCCGATCTGCGGCGTTCGGGAGTGAGCCGGAACACCTCGTCTTTCTACATGCGGATTCTGCGGGCGGTCTACAACCGGGCCGTGGAGAAGAACCTCACTCCGCAGCGCTATCCCTTCCGGCATGTCTATACGGGGGTCGACAAGACCGTCAAACGGGCCATTACGCTGGAATCCTTGCGGCGTCCGGATTATCTGCTGCCGGTCTTCCGGAGCGGTTTCCCGGACGGACGGAATCAATACAAGAACCGGGGACATTTGATCAACCGGAATCTGAAACGGCTGGGCAATCTTCTCAATTTGCCGATTCCGCTGACTCTCTATTGCGCCCGGCATACCTGGGCCAGTGTTGCGCGGAGCCGGGAGATTCCGCTGTCGGTTATCAGCGAAGGCATGGGGCATGACTCGGAAACGGCCACACGCATCTATTTGGCCTCACTGGATACGGGGGTGGTGGACCGCGCCAATCGTTTGGTTATAGATTTGCTCGAAATCTGA
- a CDS encoding NUDIX domain-containing protein, with amino-acid sequence MLLIERRYYKPDSHLDPLKLPGSMILENETLSEAAYRVLEETTGLKDVYLKEIESLAKNSDFEQIYNQTIGAVHHPRIQ; translated from the coding sequence GTGCTGCTGATCGAACGGCGTTACTACAAGCCCGACTCGCATCTTGACCCGTTGAAACTGCCCGGCTCGATGATTCTCGAGAACGAGACGCTTTCCGAAGCCGCCTATCGTGTGCTGGAGGAGACGACGGGTCTCAAGGACGTCTACCTGAAAGAGATTGAATCATTAGCCAAAAACTCAGATTTCGAGCAAATCTATAACCAAACGATTGGCGCGGTCCACCACCCCCGTATCCAGTGA